The DNA segment TCATGGGCAAGTCTCCTGGGCGCGGCGGCGGGAGAGGTTATCGGGCTGTGGCCTCCGCTGCACCCCTCAAGTTCTACCTGCCGTATTACGGCGGCATTACGGGAGCCGAAAACTTGCGTGCGCCTTGACTCCCCGCGCCCCAGCCCCGATGCTGAGAGGCCCTATGGCCCGCACCGTCAACCCCATTCAGGACCGCACCCGGCGCGCTGGTCTGGAAAAGGCGGCCTATCTGGCGCTGTACGAGCGCGGCTACGCAGGGGTCACGCTGGCCAACATCGCCGAACACGCCGGGGTCAGCCGGGGCACGCTGGTGTATCACTTCGGCAGCCGGGCGGGGCTGCTCTCGGCGGTGATGCGGCGATTTACCCGCACCATCACGGTGGCGACGCGCCGGGCGCTGAGGCAGGCCGAGACACCAGACGCCAAGCTGCAAGCCTTCGTCGAAAACCAGTTTTACGGGGTCCAGAACACCCGGCGCTTCTACACGGTTTCACTGGACTTTCTGGCAGCAGCAACGCGTGACCCGGAGTTGATGGCCGTACAGCGCGACTTCCTGGGTCAGACGCTGGAGCTGGACCTGGAACTGGCGCGGCTGGCCGGTGAGAACGGCGCGGGGGCACGGGCGCGGCAACTCCGCGCGCTGGTGGAGGGTCTGAGCGTGCGCTTCCTGGCCGATCCCGAACCGGATCTGGCGGCCTACCGCGCCGACTGTCTGGGCGGACTGCGGGCGATTCTGGGCTGGGATTAGGCGTTCTGGCCGATGCTTTGCGGGGTGTCAGGGCGCAGGATGACCACATGACCAAACCATTACCCAACTACCGTTCCCGTGCCGCGCGGGCACTGGTGCTGCTGCACGACGAGAAGATGCGCGAGTTTCTGGATATCTGGCAGCGGGCGAAGGCGGCACAGGTAAAGCTGCCCGCCACGCCAGACGCGCACTACCAATCGCTGGAGCATTTGCTGTGGCATGTGCTGAACTCGTCAGCTACCTACATGGTCCGCATGTGCGCGCATCTGAATGTGCCAGACCCGCAGCCACAACCCATGCCCGAGATCGAAAATGTGGAGGCGCAGGCTGGAGCCTATCTGGACCGTCTTCTGGGCTGGTGGCACGTACCGCTGGCCGGGATTTCAGATGCCGACATGGAACCCGAAACGTACACGCCGGGAATGCACTACTGGATCGACGCCATGCTGGAACATGCGGTGATGCATCCGGTACGCCACAGCTTTCAACTGCGGGAACTGCTGGAAGCCCAGAGCCAGACAGGCTCAGGCACGCGCTAAAGCCAGCCCCTCCAGCGCCGCGGCGATCTGCCGCGCCCCTTCCAGCAGGCGGGGTCCGGGGCGGCCCAGCCCACTTTCAGGCACGGCAATTACGGGAATCCCCAGACCACGCGCTTCGATGACCTCGGGCCGCAGTTTTTTAGCGCCACACCACGAACACACGATCAGGTCCGCCTGTGCGCCCCGCACCTCGGCCAGGGTGAGCGGCGTGCTGCGTCCGGGACGCGTCTCCAGGGCATTCACCGCGCCCATTCCAGCCAGCAGTTCCGTGACCCAGGATTCGCGCGTGGCGGCGATGATCGGGCGGGGCCACCATTCCACCAGCACGCGCGGCGGGCGCGCATACACGGCGCGCAGGCTGGACAGGTCCGCCTCTAGCTGGGCAGCCACCTCCCGCCCCTTTTGCTCCAGCCCAATGGCCTTGCCGATCAGGCGAATATCATCCAGCGTGTCGGCCACCGTCACCGGATCGAGGATCAGGGTGGGCAGACCGCGCTCGTGCAGACCGTCCACCACACGTTCCATGCCCGGCACGCTGAGGCTGGCGAGGACCAGATCAGGTTTTGCCCCGGCCACCGCGTCCAGATCGATGTTCAGATCGGGGCCGACACGGCAGGCAGCCTCCAGACCCGGCGCGTCGCTGTGCGAGTCGGCGGCCACCACCCACGACGCGGCCCCCAGTGCGGCAAGAATGTCCGAATTGCTGGATACCAGCGAGGCCAGCCGCAGTGGAGGAGAGGCAGGGAAATCCATGCTGGACAGTCTAGCGGCGCATGACCGCACCGGGAGACGATCATGCCCCATTCATATTGTGTGGTCAGCCCACTTTGCCCCGTCCAGCGCGGTCAAAAGCCCCCTGACCGTGTGGTAACCTCTGGGCCATGAAGAACACGTTCGCCGTCACCATGACGCTGCTGCTGGCCCTGACGCTGGCCGGAGGGGTTACCGGATACCGCATCGCCACCACTCCACACGAGGAAAAGAAGGCGGAATCTGCCATCGTACCGTCTGAAGCCGCTCCCAGCGCCAACGTGGCGGCCACGGGTGCAGCAGGCGCTCCCGAAGCACTGGGCAACGTGAAACAGGATCAGGCGGGCGGCACCGCCAGCGGCCCTAACGGCGCGGTGGCCCTGCCCGGCGGAGCCATGAGCGGCGAGGGTGCGCCCAGTGGTGACGGAACCACGGCAATGGCCGGAACACCTACCTCCCCCGACACGGCCAGCAACGAGCAGGCGGCCACGGGCGCGCCCCCTGCCGCAACGGCCACCGCCGCCGAGACCCAGGGCGACGCCTCTGCGGGCAAGGAACTGTACGCGGGCAACTGCGCAGGCTGCCACGGTGCGGACGGCGGCGGCGGCATCGGCGCGAACCTGAAACTGCCCAATGGTCCCAAGTCGTGGACCGAGACCCAGTTCCATACCGTACTGCGCGAGGGCAAACTGCCCGAGGGCCGTGAACTGAACGCCATCATGCCGCGCTTCGCCGAGACCCAGGTGACCGACTCGGATATCGCCAACATCTTCGCCTACGTCAAGACCTTCTGAGCCTTCAAGGCTGACGCTCTGGCCTGCCCACGTGGCAGGCTTTTTGATCTTGGTGGGCAACGAGATCAAAAGATCCTCAACACGTGAACGGCCTCACCGGGAACCAACTCACGCCGGGGAGCGTAGTTTACGGATATGGCTCCCCTCAACATCCCGTTTCTGAACAAGGATTCCAAGCTGCCCGGCGGCATGACCCACCCCACCTGGATCGTGCTGGACGTGACCGGCCCCTACCCGGAACTCAATCCCAGCAACCCGATTGCCGCGCTGCTCAGCCGCACCGAGACGCTGGAGGCGCTGGAAGCCCGGCTGCAAAAGCTGAGTGACGCCGAGTGGCTGCATGGCGTGCTGGTGCGGATCAGCGAATTCACGGCCTCTCCCGCTGCCGCACACGCCATCCGGGGCATGCTGGGACGACTGGCGCAGAACAAACGCGTGGTGGCTTTCCTGCCTCAACTGACCATGACAGCGCTGATCGCCGCCAGCGGAGCGAACGAAATCGCTGCCCCAGAATCGGCAGACGTGCTGCTAGGCGGTTTTGGCCTGGAGCAGACCTACCTGGGCGAATTCCTCAAGAAGCACGGCATCGAGTTCGAGAACCTGCGAATCCGCGAGTACAAGGCCGCCCTGACCCGCTTCTCGCAGGACCACATGGACGATGCCAACCGCGAGCAGCTCACGGCCTACATCAACGGGCTGGAAGCCGCCTGGGCCGATGATCTGGCGCAGGCGCGCGGTGTGGACCGTGAGGTGGCGCAGACGTGGCTGGCCGGGGACCTGACCAGCGCGCAGGGAGCGTTGGAAGCGGGCCTGATCACCAAAGTCGCCTACGAGGACGAACTCGTCGGCCCCGGCACCCGCCCACTGGCCGCCGTGATCGATCTGCTGATGCCGCGTAAATTCGGCAGCCCGAAAGCGGGCAAGGTGGCGATTGTGCCCGTCATCGGCACCATCGTCACCGGCAAGAGCCGCAACAATGCGCTGCCCCTGCCGCTGCTGGGCGGCCCGATGGCCGGGTCAGACACGGTGGTGGCGGCCCTCAAGCGCGCCAAGGAGGACAAGGACACCCGCGCCATCGTGCTGTACGTCAACAGCGGCGGCGGCAGCGCGCTGGCCTCGGACCTGATGTGGCGGGAGGTTTCCACCTCTAAAAAGCCCGTGGTGGTGGTCATGGGCGAATACGCGGCCAGCGGCGGGTATTACGTCGCCACGCACGCCAAGCACATTGTCGCCTCGCCCTACACCCTGACCGGCAGCATCGGTGTGGTCAGCGGCAAGCCAATCTTGCAGGAATTCAACAGCCGCCAGGGCCTGAATCCCGAACGGGTGGGCCGGGACCGCGCGCTGATGTATAGCTCCAGCCGTCCCTACAGCGACGACGAACGCCAGCACGTCGAGCGCGGCATTCTGGAAGTCTATGACCGCTTCACCTCGCGCGTGGCCGAGGGCCGCAAGCTGAGCAAGGAACAGGTCAACGAGATCGGGCGCGGGCGCATCTGGAGTGGCAGGGACGGTCTGGAACGCGGTCTGGTAGACGAGCTGGGCGACCTGCGAACCGGTATCGAGCGCGCCTGTGAGTTCGCCGGGCTGCCCTATGACGCCCCCGTCTACACCGCCACCCCCAAGAACGCTGGACCCCTCCCCGAATTCGTGCAGGAGGCGGGCCGTGCCGCCCAGGTCAACGTGTGGCCCTTTGGCCGTGAGCGCGTGCTGACGTGGTTTGATCAGGAAGTGAAGGTGCGCTGAGAAGAAGCACCTTGACCCAACGAAACGCCCCTCTTCCACAGTCGGAGAGGGGTGTTTCGTCGTCTCCAATTGAGGAGATTCAGCTTTTCAGTACCACCTGAATCTCCTTGTAGATGGCGCGGCTTTCTTCCACGTTCTCGCCGTAGCCGCGCATCATGAAGCGGGTGGCCTCCTTGCCCCGGCCCAGGGCGCGGAGTTGCTCCAGCAGATCGTTGATGTGATCGCGCGCCTTTTCCATCTGCGGATCGCGGGGCGGTTCGGGGGGCAACGCGGCGGCAGCGGGCGCGGTGGGCAGCGGCGTCACCTCGTCCAGATCACTGGTGTTGGGGCCGTCCTCGGCATCGTATTCCACCCAGGGGATTTCCCCGGCGGGGGCCACACCAAAGGTGCGGGCAGCGTCGGCCAGGGCGGCCCATTTGGCATCGTCGAGGGTGTGGCCTCCTGACAGGCCCTCGCGGGTTACGCCCAGCAGGGTCAGGCGGGCGCGGACCACCGGGGGCTGCACGCTGTCGCAGGCCCAGGTCAGGCTCCAGTGCGGATCGGCGGTTTCCAGGTGCAGGGCCATCTGGTCCAGGTCCGGGGCAGGAATCACGCGCGCCTGATCCCCCCGCACTTCCAGGGTGGCCCAGGCGCTCATGCTGGCGCGAAGGGCCTCGCGCACACGGTCAAATTCAGGCATGTCTGGAAGTCTAAGGGTCTGAGGGTCTGAAAGTCTAAGGGCGAGGTTTTGCTTTCGTTTCCCTAGTTTCCAGGCGTCAGCGTCAGCGTGCTGACCTTGCCCCAGTCCTTCGCGTCGGTACTCATGGGCAGGTATTCCCCGGCGATCCACATGGGCTGCTGATCGCTGACATGCGCGCCCAGCGGGTTGCCGCCCTGCCCCAGACTGCCGACGAAGACGCTCTTGTTGAGATCACTCAGATCGACGATCTGGCGGTAGCTGGGGCCGTGCGTCTGGTTAAAAGTGCCCTGTTCGGGGCGGGCGACGTTCACGGTATTGGTGCCGCCGTTGGTGGGGGCGCGGTGGTTGAACAGCCACGCCAGCGCCTTGACGTTGCCGAACGCGCGGTGGTTGCTGGCGACGTGGTGCAGCTTGCCATAGGTCCAGGCCGACGGATCGTTTCCCACACGCACGCTCAGGCCATTCACCGCCGTTTTGAGGCTGGCGCTCAACTCAGCGGCACAGTTCTGAACTTTCGCGGCCTCGTCGCGGCACAGCTCGCCGTCGCCCTGAAGCTGCTTCAGCACACTCAGGCTGTTGAGTGTGGTGGTATTGCCCAGCTCATCCTGGGCCATTTTCTGCAACTCCATCAGCCACGCCTCGAAGATACTGGGGGCCACCCCATCCATACGCTCGTTGCCGTCCCAGCCGCGCAGCAGCTCCAGCGCCTTTCGGCTGAGGTCCCCGTCGGGCTGGGTGGTGAGCAGGGCGTCCTTCATGTCCTGCCACACCAGACTGGTGGTATCGAGCTGCACGGCTTTCACGTCCTGCACGGTCAGACCCTCGGGTTTGGCGGTCAACAGTTCGGTGATGCGGGCGGCGCGGTACGGCTCGGCCCAGTTGCGGATATTGCCCAGGTTGTAGGCGTAGCTGTCCGGCACGACTTTGTTGTTGGCCGTGACCACCAGACCATCGGCGGGATTGTAGGTATGGGGCAGGCCCTCGAAGGGGATGTACCCCGTCCATTCGCGGCTGCCGTCGCCACTGACAGGGAGACTGCCGTCCCAGCCGTCGCGAATCGGCACCCTGCCCGGCGCGTAATAGCCCGTGTTGCCGTCCACGTCGGCGTAGACAAAATTCTGGCTGGGGGCCACATAGGTGGTCAGGGCCGCCTTGAAATCGTCCCAGTTCTTCGCGTAGTTCAGGCCCATGAAGGCGTCCATCGTGGTGTCGCCGGGTTGCAACGCGGTCCACTTGAGCGCCACGCGCGGCCCCACGTCCGCCGCGCCCGCGTCGCTGACCACAGGGCCGTGCTTACTGGTGCGGACGGTCAGGGTCACGTCGTCGCCGCCCTTGACCTTGATGACTTCCTGGCGCTGGGTGAACGAGGCGTCGGCGGGTTCGATGTACAGGTCCTGCACATCGGGGTTGGTGTTCGTCACGCCCCAGGCCACCCGCTCGTTGCGCCCGATCACGATGGCGGGCAGGCCAGGGATACTGGCCCCGATGGCCTTCAGAGTCGGCCCCTGGATGTCGGCCAGATACCACAGCATCGGACTGGTCAGGGCCAGGTGCGGATCGTCAGCCAGGATCGGCTTGCCGCTGGCGGTGCGGCTGCCGCCGATCACCCAGTCGTTGCTGCCCTTTCCGGGAACGGCTTGCAGGCCAAGCTCGCGGGCGGCGTTCAGGTGGGCTTGCAGGGCGTTCAGAGCCGATCTGGAAAGGGTGGCCGTGTCCAGTGCAGCCCCCGGCTTGACGCCCGTTTTCGCCAGCTCATCGCCGCTGAGGATGGTGGGGCCGTCCGCCGGATACGGGGCCGTGACCTCGTCCAGACCCTGCTGGCCCAGGCGCTGCATGACGCGGGTGTTCAGTACCTCGTCGTCCATGTTCCCGCCCAGATCGTAGGCCATCAGCTTGCTCCAGGACACGCTGTCCACCTCTTTCCACGGTTCAGGCGTGTAGCCCAGGATGCGGAATTCGGGGGCCATCTTGCCCTGCTGCATGGCCGCGTTCACGCCTGCCGTGTAGGCCTTCACCAGACTGCGCGAGCGCTCGGAGAGGGCGGGCAAGATCGACTCGGCAGCCCCCTGAAAGCCCCAGGTCCGCAGGAATTTATCTTGGGCCAGCGCGGGTTCGCCCAGCACTTCAGACAGTCGGCCCGCCACCACACGGCGCTGGAAGTCCATCTGCCACGCACGGTCCTGCCAGTGGACATAGCCCAGCGCGTACACGGCATCCTCGTCGGACTGTGCGCGGATGTGCGGCACGCCCCACTGGTCACGGCTCACCGTGGCAGGACCACTCAGACCGCTCAACGTCACTTCCCCACTCGTCTGAGGCGTGGATGTCGCCTTGACCCACACCACCACGCCCAGCACCACCGCCAGCACGATCAGCACCAGCCACAGCACCCCCCGTCCTATTCCCGCCACCGCATGTCCAACCGATCCACGTCGCGCCATTGGTCCTCCCTTCTAGATTGAATGTTTGGATTGAGTGCAATTTGATGACGTGCAGCATAACGGCTGGCGGGACAGGAGGGGTGAATCGGTGTCCTGAGCAGGTTCTGGCCGCCCATCTGATACGGACTCCGATTGAATCGTTTGCAAAACGATGAAGAGCCGAGCGGCTGCGAAAAGGAGAAGAACGGGTTCCGGGCGTGGAGTTGGCCAACTGGCGCTTTCCCAGTTTGTTGACGAAACAGACGGAATCCGTATGAAGCCAGCAGCCAGGAGAGTTTTCGCTCCCTAGCCCAGCTCGCCCGCCATCGCAGCACGGTACAGCTTGGCGGGCCGCCCGGACTGGCCGTAGACGTGGTCCAAACTGGCCTCCCCCACCCGCACCAGATGTTCCAGATAGCGCCACGCAGTCACGCGGCTCAGGCCGACGCGCTCGCCCAGATCCTCGGCACTGACGCTGGCCCCAGCCTCCCGCAGCGCGGCAGACACCCGTTCCAGCGTATGTGGATCGATGCCGCGCGGCAGGCTCTCGCTGGCGCTAGGTGTCACGCCCAGTAGGCGGTCCAATTCTGTCTGATCCAGACGCGGACCGCCTTCGGCTGCTGGGCGGCGAGAACGGTGACGGGCCACCAGTTCGGCCAGCCGCGCCCCGGTGAACGGCTTGATCAGGTAATCGAAAGCCCCATGCGCCAGCGCCAGCCGCACGCTGGATTCGTCGTCGGCGGCGGTGATCAGGGCCACATCGGTCAGGATGCCCGCCGCACGCCAGTGGTACAGCAGGCCCAGACCGCTGCCATCGGGCAGATGCACATCCAGCAGGATCAGGTCCGGCGCGAGGGCGCGGGCCAGCGCGTCGCCCTGGGTGCAACTGGCGGCGCTGCCCACCACATGCACGCCAGGATCACGCTCCAGTAGATCGCGGTTGACGCGGGCCACGCGTTGATCGTCCTCGACGAGCAGCACGCGTACGGGCAGTGCAGGACTCATCCGCCCACCTGTTCAACCTGCGCGGGAGGGGTGGACAGCGCGGGCAACGGTGAGGGCAGACTGACCTCGAAAACGGTCATGGAACCGCGCCGACGGTGGCGAATCTGCCCGCCCAGCGCACCCACGCGGGCCAGCACCCCGGCCAGTCCATACCCCCGGCCCTCGCCCTTGCTGCTCACGCCACGCACGAAGACCTGCCCACCCAGACTGTCGGGCACGCCGGGGCCAGAGTCCTCCACCTCGATCTGCACGCCCTCGGGGTCTTCACCGATGGAGACGGTCACGCAGCCCGGCTGCCCCGCCAGCGCCTCGAAGGCGTTCTCGGTCAGGTTGCCCACCGCCGTGACCAGGGTATCGGCGTGCCGCTCCCAGACGGGCGAGAGACTGCTGCCCCCGGCCACCGCGAAGTCGATGCCCAGCTCCTGCGCCCGCTCGCGCTTGCCCGCCAGCAGGGCCACCAGACGCGGCACCTGCACGTCACGCAACAACTGCCGGAACTGGGCGTCCGCCTGAATCTCGGCGTTCAGCACGCGCAGGGCTTCTTCCGGGCGCTCCAGTTGCAGCAGGCCGGAAATGACGTGCAGGCGGTTCTGGTACTCGTGGGTCTGGGCGCGCAGCACGTCCACGAAACCGCGCGCGTGCGTGAGTTCCTCGGCCAGGGCCAAGGCCTGTGCTCGATCCCGGAAGCCGCAGACGAAGCCTCCACCCTCTAACGGCTCGATGTTCGCCAGCAGCGGGTCGCCGTTCAGGGTCAGTTCCAGATTCTGCTGCCGGGCCGCCACGCCGCCGCGCGTGAGCTGGGCCAGTTCGGGCCAGACTTCCGACAATAGATACGGCGTGGCCTGTTCGCCCAGCAGTTCGGCGGCCCGGTCACTGACTAGCGTGACCTTCCCGGACGCGTCCACTGCGATCACCCCTTCACGCAGGGCGGCCAGCACCGCGCGTTGCTGGCGGGCCAGGGTGGCGATTTCCTCGGGCTCCAGATTCAGAATTTCGGCGCGCAGGCGGCGGGCGGCCCACACTGCGCCCAGTGTGCCCAGCCCCAGCGCCAGCACGAACCACGGCAACAATCCAGTCAACGCCTCGCCCACCAGGGACCACACCTGCGGCATCAGGTAGCCGGTACTGACCACGCCCACCACCTCA comes from the Deinococcus sp. AJ005 genome and includes:
- a CDS encoding TetR/AcrR family transcriptional regulator → MARTVNPIQDRTRRAGLEKAAYLALYERGYAGVTLANIAEHAGVSRGTLVYHFGSRAGLLSAVMRRFTRTITVATRRALRQAETPDAKLQAFVENQFYGVQNTRRFYTVSLDFLAAATRDPELMAVQRDFLGQTLELDLELARLAGENGAGARARQLRALVEGLSVRFLADPEPDLAAYRADCLGGLRAILGWD
- a CDS encoding helical backbone metal receptor, whose protein sequence is MDFPASPPLRLASLVSSNSDILAALGAASWVVAADSHSDAPGLEAACRVGPDLNIDLDAVAGAKPDLVLASLSVPGMERVVDGLHERGLPTLILDPVTVADTLDDIRLIGKAIGLEQKGREVAAQLEADLSSLRAVYARPPRVLVEWWPRPIIAATRESWVTELLAGMGAVNALETRPGRSTPLTLAEVRGAQADLIVCSWCGAKKLRPEVIEARGLGIPVIAVPESGLGRPGPRLLEGARQIAAALEGLALARA
- a CDS encoding c-type cytochrome, yielding MKNTFAVTMTLLLALTLAGGVTGYRIATTPHEEKKAESAIVPSEAAPSANVAATGAAGAPEALGNVKQDQAGGTASGPNGAVALPGGAMSGEGAPSGDGTTAMAGTPTSPDTASNEQAATGAPPAATATAAETQGDASAGKELYAGNCAGCHGADGGGGIGANLKLPNGPKSWTETQFHTVLREGKLPEGRELNAIMPRFAETQVTDSDIANIFAYVKTF
- a CDS encoding S49 family peptidase, producing the protein MAPLNIPFLNKDSKLPGGMTHPTWIVLDVTGPYPELNPSNPIAALLSRTETLEALEARLQKLSDAEWLHGVLVRISEFTASPAAAHAIRGMLGRLAQNKRVVAFLPQLTMTALIAASGANEIAAPESADVLLGGFGLEQTYLGEFLKKHGIEFENLRIREYKAALTRFSQDHMDDANREQLTAYINGLEAAWADDLAQARGVDREVAQTWLAGDLTSAQGALEAGLITKVAYEDELVGPGTRPLAAVIDLLMPRKFGSPKAGKVAIVPVIGTIVTGKSRNNALPLPLLGGPMAGSDTVVAALKRAKEDKDTRAIVLYVNSGGGSALASDLMWREVSTSKKPVVVVMGEYAASGGYYVATHAKHIVASPYTLTGSIGVVSGKPILQEFNSRQGLNPERVGRDRALMYSSSRPYSDDERQHVERGILEVYDRFTSRVAEGRKLSKEQVNEIGRGRIWSGRDGLERGLVDELGDLRTGIERACEFAGLPYDAPVYTATPKNAGPLPEFVQEAGRAAQVNVWPFGRERVLTWFDQEVKVR
- a CDS encoding single-stranded DNA-binding protein, whose product is MPEFDRVREALRASMSAWATLEVRGDQARVIPAPDLDQMALHLETADPHWSLTWACDSVQPPVVRARLTLLGVTREGLSGGHTLDDAKWAALADAARTFGVAPAGEIPWVEYDAEDGPNTSDLDEVTPLPTAPAAAALPPEPPRDPQMEKARDHINDLLEQLRALGRGKEATRFMMRGYGENVEESRAIYKEIQVVLKS
- a CDS encoding penicillin acylase family protein — translated: MARRGSVGHAVAGIGRGVLWLVLIVLAVVLGVVVWVKATSTPQTSGEVTLSGLSGPATVSRDQWGVPHIRAQSDEDAVYALGYVHWQDRAWQMDFQRRVVAGRLSEVLGEPALAQDKFLRTWGFQGAAESILPALSERSRSLVKAYTAGVNAAMQQGKMAPEFRILGYTPEPWKEVDSVSWSKLMAYDLGGNMDDEVLNTRVMQRLGQQGLDEVTAPYPADGPTILSGDELAKTGVKPGAALDTATLSRSALNALQAHLNAARELGLQAVPGKGSNDWVIGGSRTASGKPILADDPHLALTSPMLWYLADIQGPTLKAIGASIPGLPAIVIGRNERVAWGVTNTNPDVQDLYIEPADASFTQRQEVIKVKGGDDVTLTVRTSKHGPVVSDAGAADVGPRVALKWTALQPGDTTMDAFMGLNYAKNWDDFKAALTTYVAPSQNFVYADVDGNTGYYAPGRVPIRDGWDGSLPVSGDGSREWTGYIPFEGLPHTYNPADGLVVTANNKVVPDSYAYNLGNIRNWAEPYRAARITELLTAKPEGLTVQDVKAVQLDTTSLVWQDMKDALLTTQPDGDLSRKALELLRGWDGNERMDGVAPSIFEAWLMELQKMAQDELGNTTTLNSLSVLKQLQGDGELCRDEAAKVQNCAAELSASLKTAVNGLSVRVGNDPSAWTYGKLHHVASNHRAFGNVKALAWLFNHRAPTNGGTNTVNVARPEQGTFNQTHGPSYRQIVDLSDLNKSVFVGSLGQGGNPLGAHVSDQQPMWIAGEYLPMSTDAKDWGKVSTLTLTPGN
- a CDS encoding response regulator gives rise to the protein MSPALPVRVLLVEDDQRVARVNRDLLERDPGVHVVGSAASCTQGDALARALAPDLILLDVHLPDGSGLGLLYHWRAAGILTDVALITAADDESSVRLALAHGAFDYLIKPFTGARLAELVARHRSRRPAAEGGPRLDQTELDRLLGVTPSASESLPRGIDPHTLERVSAALREAGASVSAEDLGERVGLSRVTAWRYLEHLVRVGEASLDHVYGQSGRPAKLYRAAMAGELG
- a CDS encoding sensor histidine kinase, which translates into the protein MTVILHSRPNFPRGGLQGRLVRWHLAVLCAMTALLVGVQSWQLYGEARERLGERALTTSRLVARLPEVVGGAASGQPNPALNARVNSLRGAAEADFIVVGDRMGIRLAHPVPERLGQPMEGGDNIEPFAGREIVSVARGSLGVSVRGKVPIWEDGEVVGVVSTGYLMPQVWSLVGEALTGLLPWFVLALGLGTLGAVWAARRLRAEILNLEPEEIATLARQQRAVLAALREGVIAVDASGKVTLVSDRAAELLGEQATPYLLSEVWPELAQLTRGGVAARQQNLELTLNGDPLLANIEPLEGGGFVCGFRDRAQALALAEELTHARGFVDVLRAQTHEYQNRLHVISGLLQLERPEEALRVLNAEIQADAQFRQLLRDVQVPRLVALLAGKRERAQELGIDFAVAGGSSLSPVWERHADTLVTAVGNLTENAFEALAGQPGCVTVSIGEDPEGVQIEVEDSGPGVPDSLGGQVFVRGVSSKGEGRGYGLAGVLARVGALGGQIRHRRRGSMTVFEVSLPSPLPALSTPPAQVEQVGG